A genomic stretch from Mycobacterium cookii includes:
- the eccCa gene encoding type VII secretion protein EccCa codes for MKQGFARPTPERAPAVKPENIVLPTPLSVPPPEGKPWWLIVVGVLVVGLLVGMVGMTVANGSRMFLGAGSIFPIFMIGGVAMMMFGGRFGGQQQMSRPKLDAMRAQFMLMLDMLRETANESADSMDANYRWFHPEPTTLAAAVGSQRMWERKPDGKDLNFGVARIGVGMTRPEVTWGEPQNMPTDIELEPVTGKALQEFGRYQSVVYNLPKMVSLLVEPWYALEGNRDQALGLMRAIILQLAFSHGPDHLQMIVVTSDMSKWDWVKWLPHFGDPRRRDAAGNARMVYGSVREFAADQAELFAGRGSFTPRHASSSAETPTPHHVIIADVDDPQWEYVISVDGVDGVTFFDLTGSALWTGNPERVLHFTNDIGVIEALPRDRDTWMVIDDNRWFFALADYVTESEAEQFAQRVARWRLAEAYEEIGQRVAQIGARDILSYYGIDDPSEIDFDSLWASRRDALTSRSRLRVPFGNRSDNGELLFLDMKSLDEGGDGPHGVMSGTTGSGKSTLVRTVLESLMLSHPPDELQFVLADLKGGSAVKPFAGVPHVSRIITDLEEDQALMERFLDALWGEIARRKAVCDNAGVDDAKEYNEMRSRMRARGQDIPPLPMLVVVIDEFYEWFRIMPTAVDVLDSIGRQGRAYWIHLMMASQTIESRAEKLMENMGYRLVLKARTAGAAQAAGVPNAVNLPAQAGLGYFRKSLDEIIRFQAEFLWRDYRRGISYDDDGPAMLTHTVDYIRPQLFTTGFTPIEVSVTGPDDFDALTNGDGHSGNGEVFGTNGASAPEEDEEQEAIRTPKVGTVIIDQLRRIDFQPYRLWQPPLDQPISIETLVNRFLDHPWQEEYGTARNLVFPVGIIDRPFKHDQPPWTVDVSGPGSNVLILGAGGSGKTTALQTLITSAALTHTPEQVQFYVLAYSSTALTTVARLPHVGEVVGPTDPYGVRRTVAELLALLRTRKHTFLEFDVPSMEVFRRRKFGGEAGRVPNDGFGDVFLVIDNYRALAEENEVLIEQVNQIINQGPSFGIHVVVTADRESELRPPVRSGFGSRIELRLAAVEDAKLVRSRFAKDVPVKPGRGMVAVNYVRLDSDPQSGLHTLVARPALADTPDNDFASDSVAAAVSQVAVTQAPPVRRLPAKFGLDQVRALAQNDKRQNVGVGGIAWAINELDLQPVYLNFAENAHLMVTGRRECGRTTTLATIMAEIGRVYAPGASIAAPTTKPSAQVWLVDPRRQLLTTLGTDYVEKFAYNLDGVSAMMNELGEVLARREPPPGLSAEELLSRAWWSGPEIFLIIDDVQQLPPGFDSPLQRAAPWVTRAADVGLHVIVTRTFGGWSSAGSDPMLRALAQANAPLLVMDADPDEGFIRGKMKGGPLPRGRGLLMAEDTGVFVQVAATDLRR; via the coding sequence GAGTCCGCCGACAGCATGGACGCCAACTACCGGTGGTTCCACCCGGAGCCGACGACGCTGGCGGCCGCGGTCGGATCGCAGCGGATGTGGGAGCGCAAGCCTGACGGCAAGGACCTCAACTTCGGCGTCGCCCGGATCGGTGTCGGCATGACCCGTCCCGAGGTGACCTGGGGGGAGCCGCAGAACATGCCGACCGACATCGAGCTGGAGCCGGTGACCGGTAAGGCGCTGCAGGAGTTCGGCCGCTACCAGAGCGTCGTCTACAACCTGCCCAAGATGGTGTCGCTGCTCGTCGAGCCGTGGTACGCGCTGGAAGGCAATCGCGACCAGGCCCTGGGCCTCATGCGGGCCATCATCTTGCAGCTGGCGTTCTCGCACGGCCCCGACCACCTGCAGATGATCGTGGTCACCTCCGACATGAGCAAGTGGGACTGGGTCAAGTGGCTGCCGCACTTCGGCGACCCGCGCCGCCGCGACGCGGCCGGCAACGCTCGCATGGTGTACGGATCAGTGCGCGAATTCGCCGCTGACCAAGCCGAATTGTTCGCCGGCCGTGGATCTTTCACGCCGCGGCACGCCAGCTCGTCGGCCGAGACCCCGACGCCGCACCACGTGATCATCGCCGATGTCGACGACCCGCAGTGGGAGTACGTGATCAGCGTCGACGGTGTCGACGGTGTGACGTTCTTCGACTTGACCGGTTCGGCGCTGTGGACGGGCAACCCGGAGCGAGTGCTGCACTTCACCAACGACATCGGCGTGATCGAGGCATTGCCTCGTGACCGCGATACCTGGATGGTGATCGACGACAACCGGTGGTTCTTCGCCCTTGCCGACTACGTCACCGAGTCCGAGGCTGAGCAGTTCGCACAGCGGGTTGCCCGCTGGCGGCTGGCCGAGGCCTACGAGGAGATCGGGCAGCGAGTCGCGCAGATCGGCGCCCGCGACATCCTGTCCTACTACGGCATCGACGATCCGTCGGAGATCGACTTCGATTCACTGTGGGCCAGCCGGCGCGATGCGCTCACCAGCCGCTCGCGGCTGCGGGTGCCGTTCGGAAACCGTTCAGACAACGGCGAGTTGCTGTTCTTGGACATGAAGTCCCTCGACGAGGGCGGTGACGGCCCGCACGGCGTCATGTCAGGAACCACCGGTTCGGGTAAGTCGACTCTGGTGCGTACCGTGCTCGAGTCGCTGATGCTGTCGCATCCGCCGGACGAGCTGCAGTTCGTGCTGGCCGACCTCAAGGGTGGTTCGGCGGTCAAGCCGTTCGCCGGTGTGCCGCACGTGTCGCGCATCATCACCGACCTCGAGGAAGACCAGGCGCTCATGGAGCGCTTCCTGGACGCGCTGTGGGGTGAGATCGCCCGGCGAAAGGCGGTCTGTGACAACGCCGGTGTCGACGACGCCAAGGAATACAACGAAATGCGCTCCCGGATGCGCGCTCGCGGACAGGACATCCCGCCGCTGCCGATGCTGGTGGTCGTGATCGACGAGTTCTACGAGTGGTTCCGGATCATGCCGACCGCCGTCGACGTGCTCGACTCGATCGGCCGGCAGGGTCGTGCCTACTGGATCCACCTGATGATGGCGTCGCAGACCATCGAGAGCCGGGCCGAAAAACTCATGGAGAACATGGGTTACCGGTTGGTGCTGAAAGCGCGCACCGCCGGTGCGGCCCAGGCGGCCGGTGTTCCCAACGCCGTCAACCTGCCTGCACAAGCCGGTCTGGGTTACTTCCGGAAGAGCCTCGACGAGATCATCCGCTTCCAGGCCGAGTTCTTGTGGCGCGACTACCGCCGCGGCATCTCCTACGACGACGATGGTCCGGCGATGTTGACCCACACCGTGGATTACATTCGGCCGCAACTGTTCACGACCGGCTTCACGCCGATCGAGGTCAGCGTCACCGGACCTGACGACTTCGACGCACTCACCAACGGCGACGGCCACAGCGGCAATGGTGAGGTGTTCGGCACCAACGGAGCGAGTGCGCCCGAAGAGGACGAAGAGCAAGAAGCGATCCGGACGCCCAAGGTCGGTACCGTGATCATCGATCAACTTCGCCGGATCGACTTCCAGCCCTACCGGTTGTGGCAGCCGCCGCTGGACCAGCCGATCTCGATCGAGACACTGGTCAACCGCTTCCTCGATCACCCATGGCAAGAGGAGTACGGGACAGCGCGCAACCTGGTGTTCCCGGTCGGCATCATCGACCGGCCGTTCAAACACGACCAGCCGCCGTGGACGGTCGATGTGTCCGGGCCCGGTTCCAACGTGTTGATCCTCGGTGCCGGTGGATCGGGCAAGACCACCGCGTTGCAGACGCTGATCACCTCGGCCGCGCTGACCCACACTCCCGAGCAGGTGCAGTTCTACGTCCTGGCGTACAGCAGCACCGCGCTGACAACGGTGGCCAGGCTGCCGCACGTCGGCGAGGTGGTCGGGCCGACCGACCCGTACGGCGTCCGCCGCACCGTCGCCGAGCTGCTGGCGCTGCTGCGCACCCGCAAGCACACCTTCCTCGAGTTCGACGTTCCGTCGATGGAGGTGTTCCGGCGCCGCAAGTTCGGCGGTGAGGCGGGACGCGTTCCGAACGACGGCTTCGGTGACGTCTTCCTGGTGATCGACAACTACCGGGCGCTCGCCGAGGAGAACGAGGTGTTGATCGAGCAGGTCAACCAGATCATCAACCAGGGACCGTCGTTCGGTATCCACGTGGTGGTCACGGCCGACCGCGAATCCGAGCTGCGGCCGCCGGTGCGCAGTGGGTTCGGATCCCGGATCGAGCTGCGTCTGGCCGCGGTCGAGGACGCCAAGCTGGTGCGGTCGCGGTTCGCCAAGGATGTTCCGGTCAAGCCGGGTCGCGGCATGGTCGCGGTGAACTACGTCCGACTGGACAGCGACCCGCAATCCGGTCTGCACACCCTGGTGGCCCGGCCGGCGCTCGCCGACACTCCGGACAATGACTTCGCGTCCGACAGCGTCGCCGCGGCGGTCAGCCAGGTGGCGGTCACCCAGGCACCTCCGGTTCGCAGGCTGCCCGCGAAGTTCGGGCTGGACCAGGTCCGCGCGCTGGCTCAAAACGACAAGCGCCAGAACGTCGGCGTCGGTGGAATCGCCTGGGCCATCAACGAACTGGACCTGCAGCCGGTGTACCTCAACTTCGCCGAGAACGCCCACCTGATGGTGACGGGTCGACGCGAATGTGGCCGCACCACCACGCTCGCGACGATCATGGCCGAGATCGGCCGGGTCTACGCGCCGGGAGCCAGCATCGCTGCCCCGACGACAAAACCGTCGGCGCAGGTGTGGCTGGTCGACCCGCGTCGTCAACTGCTGACCACGCTGGGCACCGACTACGTCGAGAAGTTCGCCTACAACCTCGACGGCGTCTCGGCCATGATGAACGAACTAGGCGAGGTGCTGGCCCGTCGTGAGCCGCCGCCGGGCCTGTCCGCGGAAGAGCTGTTGTCCCGCGCGTGGTGGAGCGGTCCGGAGATCTTCCTGATCATCGACGACGTCCAGCAGCTGCCGCCCGGCTTCGATTCACCGCTGCAGCGGGCCGCGCCGTGGGTCACACGGGCAGCCGACGTCGGCCTGCACGTGATCGTCACCCGGACCTTCGGTGGATGGTCGTCGGCCGGTAGCGACCCGATGCTGCGGGCACTGGCTCAGGCCAACGCACCGTTGCTGGTGATGGACGCCGACCCCGACGAGGGCTTCATCCGCGGAAAGATGAAGGGTGGGCCGCTGCCGCGCGGCCGTGGTCTGCTGATGGCCGAAGACACTGGTGTCTTCGTTCAGGTGGCAGCCACCGACTTGCGCCGGTAG
- a CDS encoding PE family protein, which produces MSFVSTRPDELTAAAENLQGIGATLTAQNAAAAAPTTGVLPAAADEVSALTAAQFATHAEMYQAISAQAAAIHDMFVDTLGVSAGSYAAVEAANAAAAG; this is translated from the coding sequence ATGTCATTTGTCAGCACCCGACCAGACGAATTGACCGCGGCCGCAGAGAATCTGCAGGGCATCGGTGCGACCCTGACCGCGCAGAATGCCGCCGCCGCGGCTCCGACGACGGGCGTGCTGCCCGCGGCGGCCGACGAGGTATCCGCGCTGACCGCTGCCCAGTTCGCCACACACGCCGAGATGTATCAGGCGATCAGCGCCCAGGCAGCGGCCATCCACGACATGTTCGTCGACACGCTCGGCGTCAGCGCCGGCTCCTACGCAGCCGTCGAGGCCGCCAACGCGGCCGCGGCGGGCTAA
- a CDS encoding PPE family protein: MDFGALPPEINSGRMYAGPGPGSMLAAATAWQSLADELTSAAAGYRSIVSTLSGGAWTGPSSTAMAAAAAPYVTWLSATGDQAQQTAAQAAAAASAYETAFAATVPPPLIEANRSLLAALVATNVLGQNTPAIAAAEALYGEMWAQDAAAMYGYAGASSTASQVTPFTTPPKTTNSSGPLSQSAAAAQSVGTASGTDVETLMSSGPQAISGMPQALQSLASPQSLDSVASTATATGTSSSSTSAMSMLNELSTPLRLASMPMSMLSKLFTAGSTATAAKAATTAANELGAAHAVGLASSPAALGSTGFGAGAPALSAGMGRATSIGPLSVPSAWTGAAPSAFPAGTAMHLGATSAIPAAPAAAHSALPPMMPVANMGGQKGAGTPTRFELRSTVIPFTPAAG, translated from the coding sequence CTGGATTTCGGAGCTCTACCACCGGAGATCAACTCCGGACGCATGTATGCCGGCCCGGGGCCGGGCTCGATGCTCGCCGCGGCTACGGCCTGGCAATCGTTGGCCGATGAGCTGACGTCCGCGGCGGCCGGCTACCGCTCGATCGTCTCGACGCTGTCCGGCGGGGCGTGGACCGGCCCCAGTTCGACGGCGATGGCCGCGGCCGCCGCCCCCTACGTGACTTGGCTCAGCGCCACCGGAGATCAGGCACAGCAGACCGCCGCGCAAGCCGCCGCCGCGGCCAGCGCCTACGAAACCGCCTTTGCCGCGACGGTTCCGCCGCCGCTCATCGAAGCGAACCGGAGCCTGCTGGCGGCGCTCGTGGCGACCAACGTCCTCGGGCAGAACACCCCGGCGATTGCTGCGGCGGAGGCGCTTTATGGCGAGATGTGGGCCCAGGACGCCGCCGCCATGTACGGCTACGCCGGCGCCTCGTCGACGGCTTCGCAAGTCACACCGTTCACAACACCGCCGAAGACCACCAATTCCAGCGGTCCGTTGAGCCAGTCCGCCGCGGCCGCCCAATCCGTGGGCACCGCCAGCGGCACCGATGTCGAGACGCTGATGTCGTCTGGCCCGCAAGCGATTTCCGGAATGCCTCAGGCCCTGCAAAGCCTGGCGTCCCCGCAGAGCCTGGACAGCGTCGCATCGACCGCCACCGCGACCGGTACCTCATCGTCGTCGACATCGGCGATGTCGATGCTGAATGAACTCAGCACGCCGCTGAGACTGGCATCGATGCCGATGAGCATGCTGTCGAAATTGTTCACGGCGGGCAGCACGGCCACCGCCGCCAAAGCCGCGACCACGGCCGCCAACGAGTTGGGGGCGGCCCACGCCGTCGGCCTCGCGTCGAGTCCCGCCGCGCTGGGTTCGACGGGCTTCGGCGCCGGCGCGCCGGCCCTCTCGGCGGGTATGGGCCGGGCCACGTCGATCGGTCCGTTGTCGGTGCCGTCCGCCTGGACCGGTGCGGCGCCGTCGGCGTTTCCCGCCGGGACGGCGATGCACCTCGGCGCCACTTCCGCCATCCCTGCGGCGCCGGCGGCTGCGCATTCGGCCTTGCCGCCGATGATGCCGGTGGCCAACATGGGCGGACAAAAGGGCGCCGGAACACCGACCCGATTCGAGCTCCGCTCGACTGTGATCCCGTTCACGCCGGCTGCCGGCTAA
- a CDS encoding PPE family protein translates to MLDFGLLPPEVNSGRMYSGPGPGPMLAASEAWDSLAAELGFAAAGYTSAVTELTSNAWVGPTSVAMTAAVTPYIDWMTTTGAQAEETANQARAAVAAYEAAFAMTVPPPVIAANRALLAALVATNFLGQNTPAIMATEALYIEMWAQDAAAMYGYAGASQVASTVTPFTAPPQTTNPEGASSQASAAANAAATPAGQAATVAQNAASIAPSATTQTAASTAAPVATPPTTLGAWLETLWQNTITNFPTGGWGVGLTGGTSGNLNTMRQILQAYFAVGLANFGYGIGQQTITPAQATALEQGLGLMPKPVAALPPIGGTAGVSGAPFTASSVSASLGEANALGRLSVPASWQGSMPTETVEARLVSSARPVAPSANGILNGVPMSGAGAGMGRQGTAAYTVKYGVRHAVMTKPPAGG, encoded by the coding sequence GTGCTTGATTTCGGGCTGTTGCCGCCGGAGGTCAATTCAGGTCGGATGTATTCCGGTCCCGGTCCTGGGCCGATGCTGGCGGCCTCCGAGGCTTGGGACAGCCTGGCCGCGGAGTTGGGTTTCGCCGCCGCCGGCTACACCTCAGCTGTTACGGAGCTGACGAGCAACGCGTGGGTAGGCCCGACATCGGTGGCGATGACGGCCGCGGTCACTCCCTACATCGATTGGATGACCACGACGGGCGCGCAGGCCGAAGAGACGGCCAACCAAGCTCGCGCGGCAGTCGCCGCATACGAGGCGGCGTTCGCGATGACGGTGCCGCCGCCGGTGATCGCGGCCAACCGTGCGCTGCTGGCCGCTTTGGTGGCAACCAACTTTCTCGGTCAGAACACTCCCGCGATCATGGCCACCGAGGCCCTGTACATCGAGATGTGGGCACAGGACGCCGCCGCCATGTACGGCTACGCCGGCGCCTCGCAGGTCGCCTCGACCGTGACGCCGTTCACCGCGCCGCCCCAGACGACCAACCCCGAGGGGGCGAGCAGCCAGGCCAGCGCGGCGGCCAATGCCGCTGCCACGCCGGCCGGCCAAGCGGCGACGGTGGCGCAGAACGCGGCCTCGATAGCGCCGTCCGCGACCACTCAGACGGCCGCGTCCACCGCGGCGCCCGTGGCGACCCCCCCAACGACGCTGGGCGCCTGGCTCGAGACACTGTGGCAAAACACCATCACGAACTTCCCGACCGGCGGTTGGGGCGTGGGCCTGACGGGCGGAACGTCGGGCAACCTGAACACGATGCGGCAGATCCTCCAGGCCTACTTCGCGGTCGGTCTCGCAAACTTCGGCTACGGCATCGGCCAGCAGACGATTACCCCCGCCCAGGCAACGGCACTAGAGCAAGGGCTTGGCTTGATGCCTAAGCCTGTGGCAGCACTTCCCCCCATCGGCGGCACCGCAGGCGTCAGCGGCGCACCGTTTACGGCCAGCAGCGTGTCGGCCAGTTTGGGCGAGGCGAACGCTCTCGGTCGGCTGTCGGTGCCCGCGAGTTGGCAAGGATCGATGCCCACGGAGACGGTGGAGGCCCGGCTGGTCAGCTCCGCGCGGCCTGTCGCGCCGTCGGCGAATGGAATCCTCAACGGTGTTCCGATGTCGGGGGCCGGCGCCGGTATGGGTCGCCAGGGCACCGCCGCCTACACCGTCAAATACGGGGTCCGGCACGCCGTGATGACCAAGCCGCCCGCAGGCGGCTGA
- a CDS encoding PE family protein has translation MSFVTTQPEALSAAATSLQGIGSGLNAQNAAAAGPTTGVVPAAADEVSALTAAQFVAHAQMYQAVSQQAAAIHEMFVNTLGTSAGSYAATEAANAAAAG, from the coding sequence ATGTCGTTCGTGACCACACAGCCGGAAGCACTATCGGCAGCGGCCACCAGCCTGCAGGGGATTGGCTCAGGGCTCAACGCCCAGAACGCCGCTGCGGCGGGTCCCACCACAGGAGTGGTTCCCGCTGCCGCGGACGAGGTTTCGGCTCTGACGGCGGCCCAGTTCGTTGCTCACGCGCAGATGTACCAGGCCGTGAGTCAGCAGGCTGCAGCCATCCACGAGATGTTCGTCAACACGTTGGGCACCAGCGCCGGTTCCTACGCAGCCACCGAGGCCGCCAACGCGGCTGCGGCCGGCTAG
- a CDS encoding PPE family protein: protein MDFGALPPEVNSARMYTGPGSSSLQTAASAWNGLAAELQQAAQGYETVITQLSSDGWTGPASASMASAAQPYINWMQETAAQAEQAAAQAQSAAAAYEQAFAQTVAPPVIAANRAETQAYTAANVFGQYTGVIAQLEAQYAQMWAQDAAAMYGYAGQSAAASKVTPFATPAQTTNPSGTASQNAAVAAATGSSAATNSQSILSKLTSSLPNSLQSLASPTSAASSAAATPLTPLQELYAFIFGTSVLPTNLSALVSNYSPYASLFYNTEGLPYFSVGMGNFGVQIAKSAGMLGGAAPAAAAPALHGLSGLGAGLGGGAAGGAAHSVSAISGGAGSVGKLAVPASWIGGGTPAATPQVQLVSSVSAAPEAAGSGNLMGGMPLAGTRAGSGFGSGPRYGFKPTVMPRPPSAG, encoded by the coding sequence ATCGATTTCGGGGCGTTACCGCCTGAAGTCAACTCGGCCCGCATGTACACGGGTCCGGGGTCGTCGTCACTGCAGACTGCCGCATCAGCGTGGAACGGCCTCGCGGCTGAGCTTCAGCAAGCTGCTCAGGGCTACGAGACGGTGATCACGCAGCTGTCCAGCGACGGATGGACGGGGCCGGCGTCAGCGAGCATGGCCAGTGCCGCCCAGCCGTACATCAACTGGATGCAGGAGACGGCCGCCCAGGCTGAACAGGCCGCGGCACAAGCTCAGTCCGCAGCCGCCGCGTACGAGCAGGCTTTCGCGCAAACGGTGGCACCGCCGGTCATTGCCGCCAATCGCGCTGAGACTCAGGCGTATACGGCAGCCAACGTGTTCGGTCAGTACACCGGGGTGATTGCGCAACTCGAGGCACAGTACGCGCAGATGTGGGCGCAGGACGCCGCGGCCATGTACGGCTACGCGGGCCAATCGGCGGCGGCCAGCAAGGTGACTCCGTTTGCCACGCCGGCTCAGACGACCAACCCGTCCGGCACTGCGAGTCAAAACGCCGCGGTCGCTGCCGCCACCGGCAGTTCGGCGGCGACGAACTCCCAGAGCATCTTGTCGAAGCTGACCTCGTCGCTGCCTAACTCGCTGCAAAGCCTGGCGTCGCCTACTTCTGCGGCGTCCTCCGCGGCGGCCACCCCGTTGACGCCGCTGCAGGAGCTCTACGCGTTCATATTCGGGACGAGCGTGCTGCCCACGAACCTTTCGGCACTCGTGAGCAACTACTCGCCTTACGCGAGCTTGTTCTACAACACTGAGGGTCTGCCTTACTTCAGCGTTGGTATGGGCAACTTCGGCGTCCAGATCGCGAAGAGCGCCGGAATGTTGGGCGGGGCAGCCCCGGCTGCTGCTGCCCCAGCACTCCACGGCTTGAGTGGCCTCGGAGCCGGGCTCGGCGGCGGCGCTGCCGGCGGGGCCGCGCATTCGGTGTCCGCCATTTCCGGTGGCGCCGGTTCGGTCGGCAAACTCGCGGTGCCCGCGTCGTGGATCGGCGGCGGAACTCCCGCGGCGACGCCGCAGGTGCAGCTCGTCAGCAGCGTCAGCGCCGCCCCGGAGGCCGCGGGTAGCGGAAACCTCATGGGCGGTATGCCGCTGGCCGGTACGAGAGCTGGTAGTGGCTTCGGCTCGGGCCCCCGCTACGGGTTCAAACCCACGGTGATGCCCCGGCCGCCGTCAGCCGGCTAA
- a CDS encoding ferredoxin, whose product MKVRVEQSRCVGHAQCYAVDPEIFPIDDSGYSILKEHEVAPEDEQITRDGVASCPEMALILEED is encoded by the coding sequence GTGAAGGTTCGTGTCGAGCAGTCGAGGTGCGTTGGTCACGCCCAGTGCTATGCCGTTGACCCCGAGATCTTTCCGATCGATGATTCCGGCTACTCCATTTTGAAAGAACACGAGGTTGCGCCGGAGGACGAGCAGATAACTCGTGACGGGGTGGCGTCCTGCCCGGAGATGGCGCTGATCCTGGAAGAGGACTGA
- a CDS encoding cytochrome P450 — protein MSTTDESLYGTGFHLPRLDYVSLPMAADRGAGWKVLRDAGPVVFMNGYYYLTRREDVLAALRSPNVFSARLALQPPGSPIPVIPLGFDPPEHTRYRRILQPFFSPHGLSKSRPVLVRHAADMIDAIASRGECEVMKDLAKTYPYQVFMDLYGLPLEDRDRVIAWKEAVLSDSPYASMEDIAPAAQAMYQYLTDAIRQRRENPGSDMLSRVMQSKGNFTDLELLGMSHLLILAGLDTVTAAIGFAILELARRPALRAQLRDNPRQIRVFIEEIVRLEPSAPVAPRVLTENVVVGGMTLPAGSSVFLCMALINRDGSDSTSTDELTMDGKVHRHWGFGGGPHRCLGSHLARMELTVIVDEWLKRIPDFELEPDYRPEIKFPSKTFALKNLPLRLG, from the coding sequence ATGAGCACCACTGATGAAAGCCTGTACGGCACCGGCTTTCACCTTCCGCGGCTGGATTACGTCAGCCTGCCGATGGCGGCTGACCGTGGCGCCGGGTGGAAAGTTCTGCGCGACGCCGGACCGGTCGTGTTCATGAACGGCTACTACTACCTCACCCGCCGCGAGGACGTGCTGGCAGCGTTGCGCAGTCCCAACGTTTTCTCGGCTCGACTGGCGCTTCAACCACCCGGAAGCCCAATTCCGGTGATTCCGTTGGGATTCGACCCGCCCGAGCACACTCGGTACCGCAGAATCCTGCAGCCGTTTTTCAGTCCACACGGATTGAGTAAGTCGCGACCGGTGCTGGTTCGTCATGCCGCCGACATGATCGACGCCATCGCCAGCCGCGGTGAGTGCGAGGTGATGAAAGACCTGGCGAAGACCTATCCCTACCAGGTGTTCATGGACCTTTACGGTCTGCCGCTGGAGGACCGCGACCGCGTGATCGCCTGGAAAGAGGCCGTGCTCTCCGACAGCCCGTATGCCTCCATGGAAGACATCGCCCCAGCGGCGCAGGCGATGTACCAATACCTGACGGATGCGATCCGACAGCGCCGGGAGAACCCCGGGTCGGACATGTTGTCTCGGGTGATGCAAAGCAAAGGCAACTTCACCGATCTCGAACTGCTGGGCATGAGCCACCTGCTGATCCTGGCGGGGCTGGACACCGTGACCGCCGCGATCGGCTTCGCCATTCTGGAGTTGGCGCGCAGACCCGCGCTGCGTGCGCAGCTACGCGATAACCCACGGCAGATCAGGGTCTTCATCGAGGAGATTGTGCGGTTGGAGCCGTCAGCGCCGGTGGCGCCGCGGGTACTTACCGAGAACGTCGTCGTCGGTGGCATGACGTTGCCCGCCGGCTCATCGGTGTTCTTGTGCATGGCCTTGATCAACCGGGACGGCAGCGACTCGACCTCCACCGACGAACTCACCATGGACGGAAAGGTGCACCGGCACTGGGGATTTGGCGGCGGACCGCACCGCTGCCTAGGTTCTCATCTGGCGCGCATGGAGCTGACCGTGATCGTCGACGAATGGCTTAAGAGAATCCCTGACTTCGAACTGGAGCCTGACTACCGCCCCGAGATCAAATTCCCCAGCAAGACTTTCGCGCTCAAGAACTTGCCGCTGCGTTTGGGTTGA
- a CDS encoding PE family protein, with protein sequence MSFVTTQPEALSAAATSLQGIGSALNAQNASAAGPTTGVVPAAADEVSALTAAQFAAHAQLYQSVSQQAAAIHEMFVNTLGTSAGSYAATEAANAAAAG encoded by the coding sequence ATGTCGTTCGTGACCACCCAACCGGAGGCCCTGTCGGCGGCTGCCACCAGCCTCCAAGGGATCGGTTCGGCATTGAACGCTCAGAATGCGTCCGCCGCGGGCCCGACCACGGGAGTGGTTCCCGCTGCCGCCGACGAGGTTTCGGCGCTGACGGCCGCTCAGTTCGCCGCACACGCCCAGCTGTACCAGTCGGTCAGCCAGCAGGCCGCGGCCATCCATGAAATGTTCGTCAACACGTTGGGCACCAGCGCCGGTTCCTACGCAGCCACCGAGGCTGCCAACGCAGCCGCTGCTGGCTGA
- a CDS encoding WXG100 family type VII secretion target, translating to MPTRFMTDPHEMRSMAGRFDVHAQTVEDEARKMWASSQNIAGAGWSGTAQATSYDTMGQMNTAFRNIVNMLHGVRDGLIRDANNYESQEQASQQILSS from the coding sequence GTGCCTACACGTTTTATGACTGACCCGCACGAGATGCGGTCGATGGCGGGCCGTTTCGACGTGCACGCGCAGACTGTCGAGGACGAGGCCCGCAAGATGTGGGCATCGAGCCAGAACATCGCCGGGGCCGGCTGGAGCGGCACCGCTCAGGCCACCTCCTACGACACCATGGGCCAGATGAACACCGCGTTCCGCAACATCGTCAACATGCTGCACGGTGTCCGGGACGGACTGATCCGCGACGCGAACAACTACGAGAGCCAAGAGCAGGCCTCTCAGCAGATTCTGAGCAGCTAA
- a CDS encoding WXG100 family type VII secretion target: MSISYQFGDVDAHGALIRSQAASLEAEHQSIVRDVLAAGDFWGGSGSVACQEFITQLGRNFQVIYEQANSHGQKVQTAGNNMSSTDSAVGSSWA; this comes from the coding sequence ATGTCGATTAGTTACCAGTTCGGTGATGTCGACGCCCACGGCGCGTTGATCCGTTCCCAGGCCGCCTCCCTGGAGGCCGAGCACCAGAGCATCGTGCGCGATGTGCTGGCTGCCGGTGATTTCTGGGGTGGCTCGGGTTCGGTGGCTTGCCAGGAGTTCATCACCCAGTTGGGTCGCAACTTCCAGGTGATCTACGAGCAGGCCAACTCCCACGGCCAGAAGGTTCAGACCGCAGGAAACAACATGTCGAGCACTGACTCGGCTGTTGGCTCCAGCTGGGCCTGA